Below is a window of Vanacampus margaritifer isolate UIUO_Vmar chromosome 11, RoL_Vmar_1.0, whole genome shotgun sequence DNA.
GAGTCGCACCACCGCCTTGCGGATGTGCCGGAGGCGCTGTATGTACACCTGCACGGGGAAGGTGCCGAAGTGAGCCCAGATGCCAATTGTCACCACCGTGTTGGGACCGCCGGTCAGGCTGTCCAGCTCGTTGGCGATGTAGTGCAGCTCGCTGATCATGACGGGCTGGATGCGGATGGGTGGGCCGTGGAAGCGGTAGTTGAGCAGAATATTGTGGGTGCTACCCACCGCCATAAAGGGTCCCGACTTCTTTGGATTCTcaaggttgattttttttaaggctgcaGGGCAGATTTAAATCAAGCAATTTAAACCTCAGCAGTGTTGAAAGACTATATTGGGCTACGTTCAGGCTTTTATGTGAAGTGAGGCGAGGAAGACATTGTTTGCTTGATGCACTCTGTCGACTCACAGGGACAAACTCCCAAAATTTCCAGAACAAACAGTAATATACAGTAAGAGTACATTGTTATATAAATGAGCTAAATCTTTATTCtctttttctacttttaccaGTTTTAAGTTTTTACACATGTATCTGTACTCACTTaaatatataatcgtaggtctagtggTCACTagttatattacatggctgtagtcgCACTAGAGCTGAGATGTTTCACTGctatcttcctgctacggatgcccaaaggacaacttcgcAAATAGTTCGCCCGGGTGGTATTGCatcgagtgtcggacccaatgggttgaccgcagcttaccttccacagcttgggcctgcaggtggtcatcaCTAACGTCCTGTGATTCGGGCCCGtcgcttgtcactttctgctttgctcttgcaagcttttactagctttttttttttttttttttttttttactagctccttccgctagccgctcttgttgccactccagcctatggctccaaTTAACTCCTGCTatccgctcttgttagctgctctggcTAATTCCACCTCACTCGGTCTTTTGGCGTCGCTCGCCGGGCTTCACAATGGCTGCCAAGTCgcttacacaaaataaaaattggtgaTAGGCTTGAGAAATgcggtctctctgagccaccgtagtgtgtgtgctcctgcgtgcttctaatgccactagatggcactagggatcactgaatatCCCTTTAAGTACAGGCATTGAATACTTTATACACCACTGTCCACCACCAatctgcagaggtggcaaattcaggtccacaaagtaaaaaccctgccacagtttggctttaaccccttgtgctagctagctagctagctccaatgCAAGTAAACGAGtacctggggagctagctagggagctcgctagctagcatctgggcctaaagccaaactgtggcagggtttttttgttctttttttaactttctggacctggatttgccacttttgCCAATCCTGCACAATGCTATGACATGGAAGTGCTGACCTGGAAGCACACTGAGGAGATACTCGAACCACTGCCGCATGGTGGAGTCGCCGTACATGTAAACCAACTTGTTGGTCAAACACTGAGTAATGGCATTCGCTTTGTCAAAGTGCGACATGGGGACGTCTCCCAATGGCCTCCACAAGTCCTGGTAGTAGTACCCAGATGTCGCCAGCGTGACGGAATCCGGTTTTTGACTGCTGCTTTCTAAATTGACCAACACAATGATGTGAATAAATTACCAACACATCAAAAAGTGAGAATCATTAGTCTGAAGTTTTGTAGTACCATTCAAGGAAGGCAACACGTTGATTGTATCTGTTGTGGAAGCTCGGATGGGAACTTTGACATTCGTGCCACTGACAACAAAGAAATCAAAGTAGTGAGTTTGAATAGATGCAACAGAAACAGGCACAATAAGATCACAATCAATGGCAGTTGAGGCATACACAGGAATGTTCAAAATGTTATAGTATATACATCAACAGTCTCTGTTTAGACTGAAAATTGGTTGCCTATTAATTTATAACTTTACAAAATAGTGTGATTTTTGTTCAACATCTTGTTCTGCTTGAAATCTCTTTAATCACTCATTGATTGCACAAACCTCTTAAAGAGTAAAGCTTCGTTTTTGGTGATGACGTTTTTCATGTATCCTCCCATGGCGTGCTTGTATCTAGTGTTGCAGCCGAGCAATTTGGGCTTGTAGCAATACCACTGATCGCCAGAGTTAGGGTCTGTGTAGTTGCACAGTGGCCCCTTTTCTGGCGGCAGGCACATGTTGCACACCGTCTTCTCGGAATAATTGCCCCGGCGAAAGATGCTGGAGAAGTACACCCGATCAGGTCGTTTGTCCCTCAGCCGCCGCAGCACGGCGATGGCCTCGCTAGAGTGTACCATCAGGACATTTACCTGAGCCGAGCCCGCCCACAGTAACGGGAATCGAACGGAATAAAGTCCATTTTCGTGGTCCAACACCTGCCCGGCCACACCTGCCCTTAACTTTGGGGAATGCAACCGAGCCAGCAGAAAATCGCCGCCATAGCGCTTCGGTCGGCCCTTGTAGTCACGCATTTGGACCTGCACTTCAAGCTGGTCGCCCACATGCCAACTGTGGTTGCTTCGGGAGGATATAATTGTAAACAGGCTGTGGGCCGGGTTGCTCGTCTGGGACAGGTTGGGTGGTGCAGAGCCAG
It encodes the following:
- the LOC144060516 gene encoding NXPE family member 3-like, whose protein sequence is MPLNAWKYVLIILTLFGIIILLYNITIGESWKYDLVPPPYKVQNQNLTTFYPKRTICLHQGQPLYLEEELEERNLLNTIAWPQPPSGSAPPNLSQTSNPAHSLFTIISSRSNHSWHVGDQLEVQVQMRDYKGRPKRYGGDFLLARLHSPKLRAGVAGQVLDHENGLYSVRFPLLWAGSAQVNVLMVHSSEAIAVLRRLRDKRPDRVYFSSIFRRGNYSEKTVCNMCLPPEKGPLCNYTDPNSGDQWYCYKPKLLGCNTRYKHAMGGYMKNVITKNEALLFKSGTNVKVPIRASTTDTINVLPSLNESSSQKPDSVTLATSGYYYQDLWRPLGDVPMSHFDKANAITQCLTNKLVYMYGDSTMRQWFEYLLSVLPALKKINLENPKKSGPFMAVGSTHNILLNYRFHGPPIRIQPVMISELHYIANELDSLTGGPNTVVTIGIWAHFGTFPVQVYIQRLRHIRKAVVRLLDRAPGTVVVVRTANPQALKGNISLFNSDWLTLQQDVVLRAMFKDLNVILVDAWQMCLAHRLPHILHPPRPIVKTMVDMMLSYICRNGNRNKLKA